In one window of Mytilus trossulus isolate FHL-02 chromosome 7, PNRI_Mtr1.1.1.hap1, whole genome shotgun sequence DNA:
- the LOC134726233 gene encoding uncharacterized protein LOC134726233: protein MVRTRINKILIIGLEFSLLCYAMETGVTEKVILCDQGKDQIKHLQCSAGTTVFPNFFTVGSTCNSGNNYETCLSNVKRNFQIDCFDKNNCTLSSKILSENECQEKPKYLNVFFQCKSWVWHHFDHQPTNVYTCANRLPEIQCPLLKLYYVHIIRVQLINDDECETKETGPDCASNRLRQLCDKKWRCESDTSRDPCLFNYRYASLSYWCKDPAVTFGTIKTPTDNPSYSSSDNEIEIQTSTIKYNDLPAIYMDNDGRVIFFDQSSQTENYICSTGWDEVAARVFCQSINHTWIGNATVGDKKISDYLIVPISFNCYGNETNLFSCNLISGEKTCMTSKVAVAKCCQDTGGLNECVITSSSHETSADVTDYSTIGLSVGVPVAIVAVICILVIVVFIRRRYVRESSDRKFQNFMEKDKNETDSPYALSVEGVYDKTNERRHVVNDTDVYSRTVDTVYDSAEQQTRPNRKEETYDHVFGQKTDNDNDQTTKI, encoded by the exons ATGGTGAGAACACGAATTAACAAAATACTTATAATTGGCTTGGAATTTTCACTTTTATGTTATGCAATGGAAACAG gAGTTACCGAAAAAGTAATTCTCTGTGATCAGGGTAAGGACCagataaaacatttacaatgttCAGCAGGCACCACAGTCTTTCCGAACTTTTTTACTGTTGGAAGCACGTGTAATTCAGGCAATAACTATGAAACCTGTCTGTCAAACGTAAAAAGAAACTTTCAAATCGATtgctttgataaaaacaattgtaCGTTGTCCTCAAAGATTTTATCGGAAAACGAATGTCAAGAAAAACCCAAGTATCTCAATGTATTCTTTCAATGTAAAT CTTGGGTGTGGCATCACTTTGATCATCAACCTACTAATGTCTACACTTGTGCAAATCGTCTTCCAGAAATACAATGTCCATTATTGAAGCTGTATTACGTTCACATTATACGTGTGCAATTGATAAATGACGATGAATGTGAGACAAAAGAAACGGGTCCTGATTGCGCATCTAACCGTTTACGACAATTATGCGATAAAAAATGGCGATGCGAGTCCGATACATCTCGGGATCCATGCTTGTTTAATTACAGATATGCAAGTCTTTCGTACTGGTGTAAAG ACCCTGCAGTTACGTTTGGTACGATAAAGACACCAACGGATAACCCTAGTTACTCTTCTTCAG ataatgaaattgaaattcaaacatCTACGATTAAAT atAACGATTTACCTGCAATATATATGGATAACGATGGCCGTGTTATATTTTTCGACCAATCAAGCCAAACGGAAAACTACATTTGTAGTACCGGATGGGATGAAGTAGCTGCAAGAGTTTTTTGTCAGTCTATTAACCACACATGGATCGGGAATGCTACCGTTggtgataaaaaaatatccgaTTACCTGATCGTTCCTATTTCCTTTAATTGTTATGGTAACGAGACAAATTTGTTTAGTTGTAACTTAATCTCGGGCGAAAAAACATGTATGACTTCAAAAGTAGCTGTGGCTAAATGTTGCCAAG ATACAGGCGGACTCAATGAATGTGTAATTACTTCATCAAGCCATGAAACCTCTGCAGATGTTACGGACTATTCAACAATCG GTTTATCAGTTGGTGTACCAGTGGCTATTGTTGCAGTTATCTGCATTCTGGTAATCGTTGTTTTTATCCGACGAAG ATATGTTCGTGAGAGTTCGGATAGGAAGTTCCAAAACTTCAtggaaaaagacaaaaatgaaacaGATTCGCCGTATGCTCTATCTGTGGAAGGGGTATATGacaagacaaatgaaagaaggCATGTTGTTAACGACACAGATGTTTATAGCCGTACTGTCGATACCGTGTATGATTCTGCTGAACAACAAACCAGACCAAATAGGAAAGAGGAGACTTACGATCATGTTTTCGGTCAGAAAACTGATAATGATAACgaccaaacaacaaaaatatga